Part of the Bacillota bacterium genome is shown below.
ATACCCTTATTTAACGGTAATTTAATTTTTTTATTAAATAATATTAACGTATAAACACTTTTCACATTTCCTGTCCTTATAGCTTCAATAGCTTTTATATTTGTTATACCGTTGCCTTCATACCATGTCCTCGCTTTTATTTCAGCTATAGAGTGTACAAGCCTTTTTTGCCCAGGTTCACGTTCATTTTCCATCACCCCCGACACCAATAATTGGCCTTTTACTATAGTGTCCCCTTCTTTTACTACTTCCCGTCCGTCCTTTACTATTATTGAATGAATTATCCCGTCTCTTTCTGCGACAATATTACAAGGTACATCTTTGGCTATTAACGAGGGAGGTTGTCTTCTCTCTTCTATAGATAATTTGGCCTTTGTTCCCCTTATCTCAAAACTAACCCAGCTTAATTCCTTTATTTGAAGTATCAAGGTTTTAGCAACCCTATCGGCATTAATCCTGTATTTTAAAACACCGGGTTTTACTCCAAGTACCGCAAGTTTTTGGAGTATATCTGCCGTCCTAATCTCCTTATTCCCTGATATTTCAACATCCCATATAAATGAAGCAAGTAAATTAAAAAGCACAAAAAACAAAACTATGCCAAACACAAAGGCCTTTCTCCGTTTATATCTGTTAAGAAAAAAGGGTAACCCTTTTTTCTTAATAATTCTTACCCTGCAGCGAGATTTCCTTGATATAGGCCTTAACATTTTAAAACCCTTGATACTTACTTTTAAAGTCATAGTCAAATCATTACGGCGCTGTATATCCCATAAAAACACCTGCCTGTGGGTACATATATTAATAAATCTTTCAAGAAAATAACCTTCAACTAATATAATAACATATCCCCGCAGATAATTCCATAATCTTAATAACAGCATTTTGTACCTCCAGGTTATTTTTATTCCATGAATTCTAAAGAACCGATCTTTCCCATTACAACTATATCTTCCGATGTTATTTCTCTTATTGTTAAACAGTCTCCCTGAATTTTTACCAAACCCTTAGCGGTATTTACCCTTATCCTTTCATTTCCATATTCAACTATACCTTTATAATTTTCAACCACTAAACTACTGTTACCAATCATTGTTATTTTAGGAACATCAAGTACCACTTCTTTCGGCAATTCCAGTACCTCAGCCAATTTTTCCTTGAAATCCATAT
Proteins encoded:
- the yqfC gene encoding sporulation protein YqfC, yielding MSPDNRKKQKKQGRKKNKVNMDFKEKLAEVLELPKEVVLDVPKITMIGNSSLVVENYKGIVEYGNERIRVNTAKGLVKIQGDCLTIREITSEDIVVMGKIGSLEFME
- the yqfD gene encoding sporulation protein YqfD; translated protein: MLLLRLWNYLRGYVIILVEGYFLERFINICTHRQVFLWDIQRRNDLTMTLKVSIKGFKMLRPISRKSRCRVRIIKKKGLPFFLNRYKRRKAFVFGIVLFFVLFNLLASFIWDVEISGNKEIRTADILQKLAVLGVKPGVLKYRINADRVAKTLILQIKELSWVSFEIRGTKAKLSIEERRQPPSLIAKDVPCNIVAERDGIIHSIIVKDGREVVKEGDTIVKGQLLVSGVMENEREPGQKRLVHSIAEIKARTWYEGNGITNIKAIEAIRTGNVKSVYTLILFNKKIKLPLNKGIDFQNYDKVELKKVLQVGENFILPFWLVIEEYYENKLVEKELSIEEAKIIARDNALKKLMKIIPDDAKIINQIIDYTQSEEGLITANVIIECIEDIGITEEIGGE